The Impatiens glandulifera chromosome 3, dImpGla2.1, whole genome shotgun sequence genome contains a region encoding:
- the LOC124932596 gene encoding uncharacterized protein LOC124932596, which produces MHRSASTSRAYDEYLKYYSSQELPVFEPMSEESSKKGRSRTRFSDNAIHLIPFLLLFCALILWFLSNPDMDLAMMKVDDEASVRLVGELDSDTDQTGALAGIDLGLENLHSTKQDDNNNSDKEASSFPMNNKS; this is translated from the exons atgcacAGATCGGCTAGCACAAGCAGGGCGTACGACGAATACCTCAAGTACTATTCATCGCAGGAACTTCCCGTATTTGAGCCTATGTCAGAGGAATCATCGAAGAAAGGCAGATCCCGCACTCGATTCTCAGATAACGCCATTCATCTCATTCCCTTCCTCCTTCTCTTCTGTGCTCTCATCCTCTGGTTTCTCTCTAATCCTg ACATGGATTTAGCGATGATGAAGGTGGATGATGAGGCATCAGTGCGGCTTGTAGGAGAATTGGACAGTGACACTGATCAGACCGGCGCTTTAGCAGGCATAGATCTGGGCTTGGAAAACCTCCATTCCACCAAACAAGATGATAATAATAACAGTGATAAAGAAGCTTCTTCGTTTCCGATGAACAACAAATCATAG
- the LOC124931532 gene encoding flavanone 3-dioxygenase 3 produces MGESSQEKGLSYVPHHPYNTPLANNLSSNPIVSDIPLIDISGLFTSTHLSQRGLVVRRIMDACRRYGFFQIINHGIEQSTMDEAISMGTKFFELPNHEKEKLMSSNVHKPVRYCTSIMAEIDKVRFWRVFLKHYAHPLQEWLGLWPNNPPEYSEKMGKYAVEVRNVVMKITGAITEGLGLGPIYMRDQMEQGMQIMIINGYPPCPNPSLALGLPPHTDYSSLTIVLQSEPGLEIFDRDDNIWKLVPNVKGALQVNVGDQIEVLSNGSYKGVIHRAIVNDKQTRVSVTSLHSLALEEKMVPARELVDEEHPIGYKESSLNDFLNFLSKIDINKGNNAFIDTLKISE; encoded by the exons ATGGGAGAATCTTCCCAAGAGAAGGGTTTGTCCTATGTTCCTCATCACCCCTATAACACCCCCCTTGCTAACAATCTTTCGTCAAACCCTATCGTTTCCGACATCCCTTTGATTGATATCTCCGGGCTATTCACGTCAACACATCTATCCCAACGAGGTCTTGTCGTGCGACGCATTATGGACGCTTGTCGCCGTTATGGTTTCTTTCAG ATTATTAATCACGGGATAGAACAATCTACTATGGACGAGGCGATTTCTATGGGCACCAAATTCTTTGAATTGCCTAACCATGAGAAGGAGAAGTTAATGTCGAGCAACGTGCACAAACCGGTGAGGTATTGTACAAGTATAATGGCCGAGATTGACAAGGTTCGATTTTGGAGGGTGTTCCTCAAACATTATGCTCATCCTTTGCAAGAATGGCTTGGTCTTTGGCCTAATAATCCTCCTGAGTAcag TGAAAAGATGGGCAAATATGCAGTGGAAGTAAGAAATGTAGTCATGAAAATAACAGGGGCCATAACAGAGGGCTTAGGACTTGGTCCTATATACATGAGGGACCAAATGGAACAAGGCATGCAAATCATGATAATCAATGGCTACCCACCTTGTCCTAACCCTAGCCTAGCCCTCGGGCTCCCGCCTCACACGGACTACAGTTCCCTCACCATTGTCCTACAAAGCGAGCCCGGGCTGGAAATCTTTGACAGGGATGATAACATATGGAAATTGGTTCCCAATGTGAAAGGTGCGTTGCAAGTGAACGTAGGAGACCAGATCGAGGTGTTGAGTAACGGTTCTTACAAAGGAGTGATACATAGGGCTATCGTTAACGATAAACAGACTAGGGTTTCGGTCACTAGTCTCCATAGCTTGGCCTTGGAGGAAAAGATGGTGCCGGCAAGAGAACTTGTGGATGAGGAACATCCCATAGGGTACAAAGAGAGCAGCTTAaatgattttcttaattttttgtCAAAGATTGACATAAACAAAGGGAATAATGCCTTCATAGACACACTTAAGATAAGTGAATAG